In one window of Thalassococcus arenae DNA:
- a CDS encoding lipase family protein — translation MGTAYFSDSYSNEYNGDLTIARGLSTVWFDPGGDPLGATVEEVRFKLHIDHNGGQPFDLGDVDMWIVSPDGERNRIYYNFDGPGQDTDDGNDSDGANDYDISFWGTDLISSIKFGLDGNPVNGDWGLRIDNQTGITLDLNYLEVWVDYNSAPDLIVRDIRLSGVGGNEVGTPMLIETWIENTGDTRYGDRIDLEYLVNDVVIGTGEVSFGLNGGSVNYETELHTFDQYGDNKVTVRIVGADDPNRSNNSRTEFFAFSQPDLVVSDVRVLGDWGAGEEIEIRAFIENIGDDAWNLLNGAIRVEYSINGNVVGTDSLSLGLTPYFGDWESFDFTLTSDAPVTVGVRVFGDDPEVTTANNRWQEEFGHDHHDPANQKTVANSAFDVQMSSFLVHTVYGLDSIPEDFRETDRDGNPVENNGIDADYRGYLADFGWTVLDDGDLGQLFRPNHGKGEFRSGGLFNGDAQDINIFTSFASQGLLAVGTSPDGERTLTLTFRGTDGDDMVDSSLGQAWTGDGIYNYYEAMRPLIDAAIGYANRSSNGIDKMIVSGHSLGGATADLFTLVDAHRLKSDIDLTVVSIASAGLNPNALEDSFTFQGMRDQYDDRLVSFAADGTMTLNAPSYYIGLSFSNDTVTFDIENPTQLPLVPNFTLNNNVNFDDGLIAIDLPHIAPDDPVDGGLLDQLGFGAEHDHGLYWAMLGALARDPLVSLVDGHAIVMGETDYAAVTTLGGDPLGVFAKFADVKPSGYEHDSGSKTLTGSGGADYILGLDGDDVLAGRAGNDLLSGGNGDDTLSGGAGADALDGGAGFDTADYSGAAARIKVDLMNLAANLGDALGDSFGAIERWIGSLHNDALLGDNGANVLGGIDGDDQLLGRGGRDLLLGDDGNDLIRGGYGRDTIEGGLGDDSLFGSIGHDRIIGGRGADRLDGGWNNDMLLGGFGNDTLIGGRGDDNIGGGAGSDTFIFATGHGIDIVADFDATDANEKLDLSGIAALTGLADITDPGGAGSQVGDDVLIDTGAGNSILLRNVLLADLDATDFLF, via the coding sequence ATGGGCACGGCATATTTCAGCGACAGCTATTCCAACGAATACAACGGCGATCTGACCATCGCCCGCGGGCTCAGCACCGTCTGGTTCGACCCCGGCGGCGACCCCTTGGGCGCCACCGTCGAAGAAGTCCGCTTCAAGCTGCATATCGACCACAACGGCGGTCAACCTTTCGACCTCGGCGATGTCGACATGTGGATCGTGTCGCCCGACGGCGAACGCAACCGCATCTACTACAATTTTGACGGCCCCGGCCAAGACACCGATGACGGCAACGACAGCGACGGGGCCAATGATTACGACATCTCGTTCTGGGGCACCGACCTGATCTCCAGCATCAAGTTCGGTCTCGACGGCAACCCGGTGAACGGCGATTGGGGCCTGCGGATCGACAACCAGACCGGCATCACGCTGGACCTGAACTATCTCGAAGTCTGGGTGGACTATAACTCGGCACCCGACCTGATCGTGCGGGACATCCGCCTGTCCGGCGTCGGCGGCAACGAGGTCGGCACGCCGATGCTGATCGAGACCTGGATCGAAAACACCGGCGATACACGCTATGGCGACAGGATCGACCTGGAATACCTGGTCAACGACGTGGTGATCGGCACCGGCGAAGTGAGCTTCGGCCTGAATGGCGGCAGCGTGAATTACGAAACCGAACTGCACACCTTCGACCAGTACGGCGACAACAAGGTCACCGTGCGCATCGTCGGCGCCGACGATCCCAACCGGTCCAACAATTCGCGCACCGAATTCTTCGCGTTCTCCCAGCCCGATCTCGTGGTCTCGGATGTCCGCGTTCTGGGCGATTGGGGTGCCGGCGAAGAAATCGAGATCCGGGCGTTTATCGAAAATATCGGCGACGACGCCTGGAACCTTCTCAACGGCGCGATCCGTGTCGAATACTCGATCAACGGCAATGTGGTCGGCACCGACAGCCTCAGCCTGGGCCTGACGCCGTATTTCGGCGACTGGGAAAGCTTCGACTTCACCCTGACGTCCGACGCGCCGGTGACGGTCGGCGTGCGCGTCTTCGGCGACGACCCCGAAGTCACGACCGCCAACAACCGCTGGCAAGAGGAATTCGGCCACGATCACCACGACCCGGCCAACCAGAAAACCGTCGCCAATTCCGCCTTCGACGTGCAGATGTCGTCGTTCCTGGTGCACACGGTCTACGGGCTCGACTCGATCCCCGAGGACTTCCGCGAAACCGATCGCGACGGCAACCCGGTGGAAAACAACGGGATCGACGCGGATTACCGCGGCTACCTCGCCGATTTCGGCTGGACGGTGCTGGATGACGGCGACCTCGGGCAGTTGTTCCGCCCCAACCACGGCAAGGGCGAATTCCGCTCGGGCGGGCTGTTCAACGGCGATGCCCAGGATATCAACATCTTCACCTCCTTCGCGTCGCAGGGCCTGCTGGCGGTCGGCACGTCCCCGGACGGCGAACGCACGCTGACGCTGACCTTCCGGGGTACCGACGGCGACGACATGGTGGATTCGTCCCTGGGCCAGGCCTGGACCGGCGACGGAATCTACAACTACTACGAGGCGATGCGCCCGCTGATCGACGCCGCCATCGGCTATGCCAACCGGTCCAGCAACGGCATCGACAAGATGATCGTGTCGGGCCACAGCCTGGGCGGCGCCACGGCCGACCTGTTCACGCTGGTCGATGCGCACCGGCTGAAGTCGGATATCGACCTGACCGTCGTCTCGATCGCCTCGGCCGGGTTGAACCCCAACGCGCTCGAGGATTCCTTTACCTTCCAGGGAATGCGCGACCAATACGACGACCGCCTCGTCTCGTTCGCCGCCGACGGCACCATGACCCTGAACGCGCCCAGCTACTACATCGGGCTTTCGTTCAGCAACGACACCGTCACCTTCGACATCGAAAACCCGACGCAGCTGCCGCTCGTGCCGAACTTCACCCTGAACAACAACGTGAATTTCGACGACGGCCTGATCGCCATCGACCTGCCGCACATCGCCCCCGACGACCCGGTTGACGGCGGTCTGCTGGACCAGCTGGGCTTTGGCGCCGAACACGATCACGGGCTTTACTGGGCGATGCTGGGCGCATTGGCCCGGGACCCCCTCGTGTCGCTCGTCGACGGCCACGCCATCGTCATGGGCGAGACGGATTATGCCGCGGTGACGACGCTGGGCGGCGACCCCCTGGGCGTCTTCGCGAAATTCGCCGACGTCAAGCCCTCGGGCTACGAACACGACAGCGGCAGCAAGACGCTGACCGGCTCCGGCGGCGCGGACTACATCCTGGGTCTCGACGGCGACGACGTGCTGGCGGGCCGTGCGGGCAATGATCTGCTCTCCGGCGGCAACGGCGACGACACCCTGTCGGGTGGCGCCGGTGCCGACGCGCTGGACGGCGGCGCAGGCTTCGACACCGCCGACTATTCCGGTGCCGCGGCACGGATCAAGGTCGACCTGATGAACCTGGCCGCGAACCTGGGCGACGCCCTGGGCGACAGCTTCGGCGCGATCGAGCGGTGGATCGGCAGCCTGCACAACGACGCGCTGCTGGGCGACAACGGGGCGAACGTCCTGGGCGGCATCGACGGCGACGACCAGTTGCTGGGCCGCGGAGGCCGCGACCTGCTCCTGGGCGACGATGGCAACGACCTGATCCGCGGCGGCTATGGCCGCGACACGATCGAGGGCGGCCTGGGCGACGATTCCCTGTTCGGCAGCATCGGTCACGACCGGATCATCGGCGGGCGCGGCGCCGACCGGCTGGACGGCGGCTGGAACAACGACATGCTTCTGGGCGGGTTCGGCAACGACACCCTGATCGGCGGGCGCGGCGACGACAATATCGGCGGTGGCGCCGGCAGCGACACCTTCATCTTCGCCACCGGCCACGGCATCGACATCGTCGCGGATTTCGACGCCACCGACGCCAACGAAAAGCTCGACCTGTCCGGCATCGCGGCCCTCACCGGCCTGGCCGATATCACCGATCCCGGTGGCGCCGGCTCTCAGGTCGGCGACGACGTGCTCATCGACACCGGCGCCGGCAATTCGATCCTGCTCCGCAACGTGTTGCTGGCCGATCTCGACGCCACCGATTTCCTGTTCTGA
- a CDS encoding sensor histidine kinase: MTDRWYQVFRRVRYALAWLIIALVSAWPPVAAETGPSCPVAALTDAVGFHVDLGDHACAHEDDSRALTLADMLAPEGAARMAPVAGGLVDFGFGASRYWVSVRLRNATDTAGTWWITHDIPAATMLRVHLVPDGGGADAAQTLLALTNRDRFGARPIPHRHLVSEIALQPDETAMLVVEYTTDQATEMPFFAETVAQFFERTQTETVQIAALTALILGMGLISTVYLYGLDGRPALAYGAYMLAGVALLVHLEGYAFQYVWPNAPGFNQAALPIIGTLLVVLGLFFVDRFTLARNHAPRLHMLVLFGMGLLLLLGVLSTVMIQLVWFKNLILLAIGLGTILQAVLAVLALRRGQSGAAFLVLGFGALAAAIIFGVVGYLTEGLFEQEYVGMALRLAFLFEAAAFSVAIALRVRAARRERDLALNEQLRLSEERLSLSEALRRAEDDRQRAANAALRSREALATAAHDIRQPLASMQLALTAGEAPQDRIASCLQYLEEIVRAGLDDNSAPLGTGEADPPSRYAQERFEAGIVLKNIEAMFGAEAARQGVALRVVGCGSHLVADPLALMRIVGNLVSNALRHAEPRRILVGCRRRPQAMSFEVHDDGQGIGQADLERLSLRGEKGTGSDGHGLGLAIVGDLADENGFQFGIASVPGRGTVARIEVPVLGRAWRPAPGETRKANSA, encoded by the coding sequence GTGACGGATCGCTGGTACCAAGTCTTTCGGCGGGTGCGATATGCCCTTGCCTGGCTGATCATTGCCCTGGTGTCCGCGTGGCCGCCTGTGGCCGCCGAAACGGGGCCCAGCTGCCCCGTGGCGGCGCTGACGGATGCGGTGGGGTTCCATGTCGATCTGGGGGATCACGCCTGCGCCCACGAGGATGACAGCCGGGCGCTGACGCTGGCGGACATGCTGGCGCCCGAGGGTGCCGCGCGGATGGCGCCGGTTGCCGGTGGCCTGGTCGATTTCGGGTTCGGCGCAAGCCGCTACTGGGTCAGCGTGCGGCTGCGCAACGCGACCGACACCGCCGGAACCTGGTGGATCACCCATGACATTCCGGCCGCGACCATGTTGCGGGTTCATCTTGTTCCCGATGGCGGCGGCGCGGATGCGGCGCAAACGTTGCTGGCGCTGACCAACCGCGACCGGTTCGGCGCGCGGCCGATCCCGCATCGGCACCTGGTATCCGAAATCGCGCTGCAACCGGACGAAACCGCGATGCTGGTGGTCGAGTACACCACCGACCAGGCGACCGAGATGCCGTTCTTCGCCGAGACCGTCGCGCAGTTCTTCGAACGCACGCAGACCGAAACCGTTCAGATCGCGGCGCTGACGGCGCTGATCCTTGGAATGGGGCTGATCAGCACCGTTTACCTGTATGGCCTGGACGGCCGGCCCGCGCTGGCCTACGGCGCCTACATGCTGGCCGGCGTCGCGCTGCTGGTGCATTTGGAAGGCTACGCCTTTCAGTATGTCTGGCCGAACGCGCCGGGCTTCAACCAGGCGGCTTTGCCGATCATCGGCACGCTGCTGGTGGTGCTGGGGCTGTTCTTCGTCGACCGGTTCACCCTGGCGCGGAACCATGCGCCGCGCCTGCACATGCTGGTTCTGTTCGGAATGGGTCTGTTGCTGCTTCTGGGCGTTCTGTCCACCGTGATGATCCAGCTCGTCTGGTTCAAGAACCTGATATTGCTGGCGATCGGCCTGGGAACGATCCTGCAGGCCGTTCTGGCGGTCCTGGCGCTGCGGCGGGGCCAGTCCGGCGCCGCCTTCCTGGTGCTGGGTTTCGGCGCATTGGCCGCCGCGATCATCTTCGGGGTGGTCGGCTATCTGACCGAAGGCCTGTTCGAACAGGAATACGTGGGGATGGCGCTGCGGCTGGCGTTTCTGTTCGAAGCGGCCGCCTTTTCGGTCGCAATCGCCTTGCGGGTCCGCGCCGCCCGTCGCGAAAGGGATTTGGCGCTGAACGAACAGCTGCGCCTGTCCGAGGAACGGCTGAGCCTGTCCGAAGCGTTGCGCCGGGCCGAGGACGACCGGCAACGCGCGGCCAATGCCGCGCTGCGCAGCCGCGAGGCCCTGGCGACGGCGGCGCATGATATCCGCCAGCCGCTGGCCTCGATGCAACTGGCGCTGACCGCCGGAGAAGCGCCGCAGGACCGCATTGCAAGCTGCCTGCAATATCTCGAAGAAATCGTGCGCGCGGGACTGGACGACAACAGCGCGCCGCTGGGCACCGGAGAAGCCGACCCGCCGTCCCGATATGCACAAGAGCGGTTCGAGGCCGGGATCGTGCTGAAGAACATCGAGGCGATGTTCGGGGCCGAAGCGGCGCGGCAGGGGGTGGCGTTGCGCGTGGTGGGCTGTGGATCGCACCTGGTGGCGGACCCGCTGGCGCTGATGCGGATCGTCGGCAACCTGGTGTCGAACGCGTTGCGGCATGCCGAACCGCGGCGCATCCTGGTCGGCTGCCGCAGAAGGCCACAGGCGATGAGTTTCGAAGTGCATGATGACGGGCAAGGGATCGGCCAGGCGGATCTGGAACGCCTGTCGCTGCGGGGCGAGAAGGGCACGGGATCGGACGGCCACGGGCTGGGCCTGGCCATCGTCGGCGATCTGGCCGACGAGAACGGATTTCAATTCGGGATCGCGTCTGTCCCCGGCCGGGGCACCGTCGCGCGGATCGAGGTGCCGGTGCTGGGACGGGCTTGGCGGCCCGCCCCCGGCGAGACCAGGAAAGCGAACTCAGCATGA
- a CDS encoding response regulator: MTRPTAVIADDHALIRQGIRQMLVSGGIDVVAEAADGLEAIAMVKKHQPHLLTLDIAMPYSRGIEVFTEARRWAPQTRIVVFSGLTSTALLGELAHAGADAIFLKREELKAFSDAIPHIVEGRNVLGPGVAELIDASGSAGVLTARELQIVGLVAQGLNNRDMAARLGVSTKTVDNHRTNLMRKVGVHSVAELLAYALREGLLDASRET, translated from the coding sequence ATGACCAGACCGACCGCCGTCATCGCCGACGATCACGCGCTGATCCGTCAGGGCATCCGCCAGATGCTGGTCTCCGGCGGCATCGATGTGGTCGCCGAGGCCGCGGACGGGCTCGAGGCGATCGCCATGGTGAAGAAGCATCAGCCGCATCTGCTGACGCTGGACATCGCGATGCCCTATTCGCGCGGGATCGAGGTCTTTACCGAAGCCCGCCGCTGGGCACCGCAGACCCGGATCGTGGTGTTTTCGGGTCTGACCTCGACGGCGCTGCTGGGCGAACTGGCCCATGCCGGGGCCGATGCCATCTTTCTCAAGCGCGAGGAGCTCAAGGCCTTTTCGGACGCGATCCCGCACATCGTCGAGGGCCGGAACGTGCTGGGTCCGGGCGTTGCCGAGTTGATCGACGCGTCGGGGTCGGCGGGTGTGCTGACGGCGCGGGAACTTCAGATCGTGGGCCTTGTCGCGCAAGGGCTGAACAACCGCGACATGGCCGCGCGGCTTGGGGTCAGCACCAAGACGGTCGACAATCACCGCACCAACCTGATGCGGAAGGTCGGGGTGCATTCGGTCGCCGAATTGCTGGCCTATGCCCTGCGCGAGGGGCTGCTGGACGCCAGCCGCGAGACCTGA
- a CDS encoding class II fructose-bisphosphate aldolase, whose translation MPLATLTDVLQPALARGYAVPGLVCLGWEDMRAFVAAAQAERAPVILQAGPSCREHTPLPVLARMMRYLGEQADVPVVVHLDHGYAAEECRIAIAEGFTSVMFDGSRLALQDNIDQTAAIAEMAHAAGVSCEGEIGFVGYAAGAESRGTDPAEAARFAQDTGIDAMAISVGNVHLQQNREGGLDEDRIRAIEAVTTVPLVVHGGSGVPLDQRRTLAAGSRIAKFNIGTELRMAFGAALRAAVNADPDRFDRVQILRETHDPLVAATRPVFQAFGASGRA comes from the coding sequence ATGCCCCTCGCCACGCTGACCGACGTCCTGCAACCCGCCCTCGCACGGGGCTACGCCGTTCCGGGCCTCGTCTGCCTCGGCTGGGAGGACATGCGCGCCTTCGTCGCCGCGGCGCAGGCCGAGCGCGCCCCGGTCATCCTGCAGGCAGGCCCGTCCTGCCGCGAACACACGCCCCTGCCGGTGCTGGCGCGGATGATGCGCTACCTGGGCGAACAGGCCGACGTGCCGGTCGTGGTGCATCTCGATCACGGCTACGCGGCCGAGGAATGCCGCATCGCCATCGCCGAAGGCTTCACATCCGTGATGTTCGACGGATCGCGCCTGGCCTTGCAGGACAACATCGACCAGACCGCCGCCATCGCCGAAATGGCCCATGCCGCCGGTGTGTCCTGCGAGGGCGAGATCGGGTTCGTCGGCTACGCGGCGGGTGCCGAAAGCCGTGGCACCGATCCGGCCGAGGCCGCGCGCTTCGCGCAGGATACCGGCATCGACGCGATGGCGATTTCGGTCGGCAACGTGCATCTGCAACAGAACCGCGAAGGCGGGCTGGACGAGGACCGCATCCGCGCCATCGAGGCCGTGACCACGGTGCCGCTGGTCGTCCACGGCGGCTCGGGCGTGCCGCTCGACCAACGCCGGACCCTGGCGGCTGGATCGCGGATCGCCAAGTTCAACATCGGCACCGAATTGCGCATGGCCTTCGGCGCCGCCCTGCGCGCGGCCGTCAACGCCGATCCCGACCGCTTCGACCGGGTGCAGATCCTGCGCGAAACCCACGATCCCTTGGTCGCCGCGACGCGCCCGGTCTTCCAGGCGTTCGGGGCTTCGGGGCGGGCCTGA
- a CDS encoding 5-deoxy-glucuronate isomerase: MHIPPFENQNRPIVDVDDAHVPLTYFNIVKLKTGQHFDYAVDGYETCVVPATGTVTVETMGETFKDIGNRGEDVWDGEPEGVYVPSGAGARITALTDTETFVAGAKFADQLKPFAVRQAELDLVQYGSDDTKTHRKIKHILGAGHHDRVGRLLVSELFTVGAGGWSGFPSHKHDTDRRDDKGELIETRHDETYNFRFKPNYGSGMQMLQRVDNEPGDAYHIVDGSTILIDKGYHPCCVMPGYEMYYFTILGGLSQRSLKQYFQPTHAEQLHTIPGIMDMVAKFK; the protein is encoded by the coding sequence ATGCATATCCCCCCCTTCGAAAACCAGAACAGGCCGATCGTCGATGTCGACGACGCGCATGTGCCCCTGACCTATTTCAACATCGTCAAGCTGAAGACGGGCCAGCATTTCGATTACGCGGTCGACGGCTATGAAACCTGCGTCGTGCCGGCCACCGGCACCGTGACGGTCGAAACCATGGGCGAGACGTTCAAGGACATCGGCAATCGCGGCGAAGATGTCTGGGATGGCGAACCCGAAGGCGTCTACGTCCCCTCTGGTGCAGGCGCCCGCATCACCGCGCTGACCGATACCGAAACCTTTGTCGCCGGGGCGAAATTCGCCGATCAGCTGAAACCCTTCGCCGTGCGCCAGGCCGAACTGGACCTGGTGCAATACGGCAGCGACGACACCAAGACGCATCGCAAGATCAAGCACATTCTGGGCGCCGGTCACCACGACCGCGTCGGCCGCCTGCTGGTGTCGGAACTGTTCACCGTGGGCGCCGGCGGCTGGTCGGGTTTTCCCAGCCACAAGCACGACACCGATCGCCGCGACGACAAGGGCGAATTGATCGAGACCCGCCACGACGAGACCTACAATTTCCGGTTCAAGCCGAATTACGGCTCTGGCATGCAGATGCTGCAACGCGTCGACAACGAACCGGGCGACGCCTATCACATCGTCGACGGATCGACGATCCTGATCGACAAGGGCTATCACCCCTGCTGCGTGATGCCGGGCTACGAGATGTATTACTTCACCATCCTGGGCGGGCTGTCGCAGCGCTCGCTCAAGCAGTATTTCCAGCCCACCCATGCCGAGCAGTTGCACACCATCCCCGGCATCATGGACATGGTGGCCAAGTTCAAATGA
- the iolC gene encoding 5-dehydro-2-deoxygluconokinase → MLFEGIARNDFIIVGRAGIDFFTDAGVAVEDAERVSVGLGGSSANIAAGICKFGGKASLVTCVSDDSIGSYCIGQLGKYGVGTDHVRRVGGEFRNSLAVYESRVQGHRNVIYRNGAADFQMDIADVEAVDYSRFGALITAGTVFAAEPSRSATFRAFELAKQAGLPIIFDVDYRPYSWPSPQVAEDVLSRAAAQCDMIVGNDEEFGFMAGGIDKGLAKARAVAETAAVVIYKMGEKGAITFCEGKEIRTGIYPVKALKPTGAGDSFMAGLMAALAAGHGMRDAVLRGSACAAITVSRPGCAPALPYPQDLETFLATHPGATET, encoded by the coding sequence ATGCTGTTCGAAGGCATCGCCAGGAACGATTTCATCATCGTCGGCCGCGCGGGGATCGACTTTTTCACCGATGCCGGCGTCGCGGTCGAGGACGCCGAGCGCGTCAGCGTCGGCCTGGGCGGATCGTCCGCGAACATCGCCGCGGGCATCTGCAAGTTCGGCGGCAAGGCATCGCTGGTCACCTGCGTATCAGATGACAGCATCGGCAGCTACTGCATTGGCCAGCTTGGAAAATACGGCGTCGGCACCGATCACGTCCGCCGCGTCGGCGGCGAATTCCGCAACTCGCTCGCCGTCTATGAAAGCCGTGTTCAGGGCCACCGCAACGTGATCTACCGCAACGGGGCCGCGGACTTCCAGATGGACATCGCCGATGTCGAGGCGGTCGATTATTCCCGCTTCGGTGCGCTCATCACCGCCGGCACGGTCTTTGCCGCCGAACCCTCGCGCAGCGCCACCTTCCGCGCCTTCGAACTGGCGAAACAGGCCGGGCTGCCGATCATCTTCGACGTCGATTACCGCCCCTACAGCTGGCCCTCGCCACAGGTCGCCGAAGACGTGCTGTCCCGCGCCGCCGCGCAATGCGACATGATCGTCGGCAATGACGAGGAATTCGGCTTCATGGCCGGCGGCATCGACAAGGGGCTGGCCAAGGCCCGCGCGGTGGCGGAAACCGCCGCCGTGGTGATTTACAAGATGGGCGAGAAAGGCGCGATAACCTTCTGCGAAGGAAAGGAAATTCGCACCGGCATCTATCCGGTCAAAGCGCTGAAACCCACCGGCGCGGGCGACAGCTTCATGGCCGGGCTGATGGCCGCCCTGGCCGCCGGTCACGGCATGCGCGACGCTGTCCTGCGCGGCTCGGCCTGCGCCGCGATCACCGTGTCGCGTCCGGGCTGCGCGCCGGCGCTGCCCTATCCCCAAGACCTGGAAACCTTCCTTGCCACCCATCCCGGCGCAACCGAGACCTGA
- the iolD gene encoding 3D-(3,5/4)-trihydroxycyclohexane-1,2-dione acylhydrolase (decyclizing) translates to MPGSPKTLRLTTAQAIVRYLANQYIDIDGVETRICGGGFGIFGHGNVPCLGEALYPMQDALPLYRGQNEQGMGFAAAAYAKYHLRRRFMFCTASAGPGTANLLTASALAHANRLPMLMLCGDTFLTRLPDPVLQQLEHFGNPALGLNDAFKSVTRYWDRITHAAQVIQSLPAALATMLDPADCGPAFIGLPQDVQGWTYDYPEAFFARRVHHIRRQAPDPVEVAAAADALRAAKRPAIIAGGGVQYSRAVADLTAFAEAHNIPVIETIAGRANLVHDHPLNIGPVGVTGSDSANWVAERADVILCVGTRLQDFTTGSWTAFAQDAQLIGLNAARHDAIKHLSLPVIGDAKLGLRALDAALSGYTAPADWTKSSQAERAKWNVYVADNTAHGNRPNSYAQAIGVVNALCGKRDRIVTAAGGLPAEVTANWKTLDIGTVDVEFGFSCMGYEIAGGWGARIAQSETEPDADTIVLVGDGSYLLMNSDIYSAALTRKKLIVLVLDNGGFAVINKLQNNTGQDSFNNLIADCPTVPEPFAVDFEAHAAAMGAVSETVANGAELEAAFKRAKASDRTTVICMKVDPYEGWTTQGHAWWEVGTAQVSDNASVRAAHKDWESSRAKQRKGV, encoded by the coding sequence ATGCCCGGCAGCCCCAAGACGCTGCGCCTGACCACGGCGCAGGCCATCGTGCGCTATCTGGCCAACCAGTATATCGACATCGACGGCGTGGAAACGCGGATCTGCGGCGGCGGCTTCGGCATCTTCGGCCACGGCAACGTGCCCTGCCTGGGCGAGGCGCTTTATCCGATGCAGGACGCGCTGCCGCTCTATCGCGGCCAGAACGAACAAGGCATGGGTTTTGCCGCCGCGGCCTACGCGAAATACCACCTGCGCCGGCGCTTCATGTTCTGCACCGCCAGCGCCGGGCCCGGCACCGCCAACCTGCTGACCGCCAGCGCGCTGGCCCATGCCAACCGCCTGCCGATGCTGATGCTGTGCGGCGATACCTTCCTGACCCGCCTGCCCGACCCGGTGCTGCAACAGCTGGAACATTTCGGCAATCCCGCGCTTGGGCTGAACGACGCGTTCAAATCCGTCACCCGCTATTGGGATCGCATCACCCACGCCGCGCAGGTCATCCAGTCGCTGCCCGCAGCACTCGCCACCATGCTCGACCCCGCCGATTGCGGCCCGGCCTTCATCGGCCTACCCCAGGACGTGCAGGGCTGGACATACGACTACCCCGAGGCGTTCTTTGCCCGCCGCGTGCACCACATCCGCCGCCAGGCCCCCGACCCGGTCGAAGTCGCCGCCGCCGCCGACGCCCTGCGCGCCGCGAAACGCCCGGCCATCATCGCCGGGGGCGGCGTGCAGTATTCCCGCGCCGTGGCCGACCTGACCGCCTTCGCCGAGGCGCACAACATCCCCGTGATCGAAACCATCGCGGGCCGCGCCAACCTGGTGCATGACCATCCACTGAATATCGGCCCCGTCGGCGTGACCGGATCGGACAGCGCCAACTGGGTGGCGGAACGCGCTGATGTCATCCTGTGTGTCGGCACCCGCCTGCAGGACTTTACAACAGGATCCTGGACCGCCTTCGCCCAGGACGCGCAGCTGATCGGCCTCAACGCCGCGCGCCACGACGCGATCAAGCATCTCAGCCTGCCGGTGATCGGCGACGCGAAGCTGGGGCTTCGGGCGTTGGATGCGGCGCTTTCGGGCTACACCGCCCCCGCCGACTGGACCAAATCCAGCCAGGCCGAACGCGCCAAGTGGAATGTCTATGTCGCGGACAACACCGCCCACGGCAACCGTCCCAATTCCTACGCCCAGGCGATCGGCGTGGTGAACGCGCTTTGCGGCAAACGCGACCGCATCGTCACCGCCGCCGGCGGCCTGCCGGCCGAGGTCACCGCCAACTGGAAGACGCTGGATATCGGCACCGTCGACGTCGAGTTCGGCTTTTCCTGCATGGGTTACGAGATCGCCGGCGGCTGGGGCGCGCGCATCGCGCAGTCGGAAACCGAACCCGATGCCGACACCATCGTGCTGGTCGGGGATGGCTCGTACCTGTTGATGAACTCCGACATCTACAGCGCTGCCCTGACACGGAAAAAGCTGATCGTGCTGGTGCTGGACAATGGGGGCTTCGCGGTCATCAACAAGCTGCAGAACAACACCGGGCAGGACAGCTTCAACAACCTGATCGCCGATTGCCCGACCGTGCCCGAACCCTTTGCCGTCGATTTCGAAGCCCATGCCGCCGCGATGGGCGCTGTGTCTGAGACCGTCGCCAACGGTGCCGAACTGGAGGCGGCCTTCAAACGCGCCAAGGCCAGCGACCGGACCACCGTGATCTGCATGAAGGTCGACCCCTACGAAGGTTGGACCACCCAGGGCCACGCCTGGTGGGAGGTCGGCACCGCGCAGGTTTCCGACAACGCATCGGTCCGCGCGGCCCACAAGGACTGGGAATCCAGCCGCGCGAAACAGCGAAAGGGCGTGTAA